One Spinacia oleracea cultivar Varoflay chromosome 4, BTI_SOV_V1, whole genome shotgun sequence DNA segment encodes these proteins:
- the LOC130472261 gene encoding extensin-like, which produces MRSFQPYRHHNHHHNYHQYYSPPPYTPPRYHHPPPFRSHQPPTLPPKPQNYHRQLPNYRNVLISTSPFDHQSTSSPPGELRVYSPSSPFYSPVSPNYCGAYYYPHCTTTSSPDDHNPASYSSWSPKYSLPSPVFIPPPPPPPPASPVEDIRNT; this is translated from the coding sequence ATGAGGTCTTTTCAGCCCTACCGacaccacaaccaccaccatAACTACCACCAGTATTATAGTCCTCCACCCTATACACCACCCCGCTACCACCATCCACCGCCATTTCGCTCTCATCAACCCCCAACATTACCCCCAAAACCACAAAATTACCACCGTCAATTACCAAATTACCGCAATGTCTTAATTTCTACCTCACCCTTTGATCATCAGTCCACGTCATCACCACCAGGTGAACTCCGAGTTTACTCACCTTCGTCGCCTTTTTACTCACCGGTATCACCCAATTACTGCGGCGCGTATTATTACCCTCATTGCACCACCACTTCTTCACCTGATGATCATAATCCAGCTTCTTATTCGTCTTGGTCTCCCAAGTACTCTTTACCATCTCCTGTCTTCATaccaccgccaccgccaccgccaccggCGTCTCCTGTAGAAGATATACGTAATACGTAG
- the LOC110801752 gene encoding protein CURVATURE THYLAKOID 1C, chloroplastic isoform X2, which yields MASIIANLSLPILINGAKPSLKPTSNFPVVAFPETRGRVAVVVRATSDSSDSSTSLSVVESVQNLWDDPEDRIAVVGLGLTAVIAFWASLNVIAAVDKLPVIPGFLEFVGILFSSWFVYRYLLFKPDREELFRNLNKSIANILGQ from the exons ATGGCTTCAATAATTGCAAATCTTTCTCTCCCCATTTTGATTAATGGTGCAAAACCCTCCTTGAAACCCACTTCAAATTTCCCAGTTGTTGCATTCCCAG aaACACGAGGTCGTGTGGCGGTTGTAGTGAGAGCAACAAGTGACAGCTCTGATTCTTCGACGTCTCTGAGTGTTGTCGAATCTGTTCAGAATCTT TGGGATGACCCTGAAGATCGAATTGCTGTTGTAGGTTTGGGGTTGACAGCCGTTATTGCGTTCTGGGCTTCATTAAATGTCATTGCG GCAGTCGACAAGCTTCCTGTAATTCCAGGTTTCTTGGAATTTGTAGGGATACTGTTCTCTTCG tggTTTGTTTACCGGTATTTGTTGTTCAAGCCTGATAG AGAGGAGCTGTTTAGGAACCTCAACAAGTCGATAGCAAACATCTTGGGCCAATAA
- the LOC110801737 gene encoding serpin-ZX-like, which produces MSMDTEHRRYSEISHDGRLTMKFSLKVANKILQQSLTTTANGGPKNVVCSPISIDTVLNIIALGAKGRTLDQLIELLGYQGTDNFNVVASILADVLKEPNDGDGLGVSFVNALWVNRYYTLNSSFQKVLKDLYKVEAKEVDFVNQVDEVVKEVNVWAEKVSKGFIKNLLSKDALSNDIILLLVNALYFKGTWVEKFKQEKTKDRDFYLLNGNKLKFEFPS; this is translated from the exons ATGTCAATGGACACTGAACACCGCCGCTACTCGGAAATCTCCCATGACGGCCGCCTCACCATGAAATTCAGCTTAAAAGTGGCCAACAAAATCTTGCAACAAAGTCTCACAACCACCGCTAACGGTGGTCCTAAGAATGTCGTATGTTCTCCGATCTCCATCGACACGGTGCTTAACATAATAGCCCTTGGTGCAAAGGGTCGAACCCTAGACCAGTTGATTGAGTTACTTGGGTACCAAGGTACCGATAACTTTAATGTCGTGGCGTCTATATTAGCCGACGTTCTCAAGGAACCAAATGATGGTGATGGACTAGGAGTCTCTTTCGTTAATGCTTTGTGGGTTAATCGATACTACACCTTAAACTCTTCGTTCCAAAAAGTTTTGAAGGATTTGTACAAGGTTGAAGCTAAGGAGGTTGATTTTGTGAATCAG GTTGATGAAGTGGTAAAAGAAGTAAACGTATGGGCTGAAAAAGTCTCAAAAGGTTTTATCAAAAATCTCCTTTCAAAAGATGCACTTTCTAATGACATAATCTTGCTTTTGGTTAATGCTTTATACTTCAAAGGAACTTGGGTTGAGAAATTCAAACAAGAGAAAACTAAAGATCGAGACTTTTACTTGCTCAATGGAAACAAATTAAAGTTCGAGTTCCCTTCTTGA
- the LOC110801752 gene encoding protein CURVATURE THYLAKOID 1C, chloroplastic isoform X1, producing MLGFVGRYVLRCVEYEPLKLFEFHESLFFHFYTVTGHSRLRFLAMASIIANLSLPILINGAKPSLKPTSNFPVVAFPETRGRVAVVVRATSDSSDSSTSLSVVESVQNLWDDPEDRIAVVGLGLTAVIAFWASLNVIAAVDKLPVIPGFLEFVGILFSSWFVYRYLLFKPDREELFRNLNKSIANILGQ from the exons ATGCTAGGATTTGTGGGTCGTTATGTGCTGAGGTGTGTTGAATATGAGCCACTCAAActctttgaattccatgaatcgCTCTTCTTCCATTTCTATACTGTCACCGGCCATTCCCGTCTCCG GTTTCTGGCAATGGCTTCAATAATTGCAAATCTTTCTCTCCCCATTTTGATTAATGGTGCAAAACCCTCCTTGAAACCCACTTCAAATTTCCCAGTTGTTGCATTCCCAG aaACACGAGGTCGTGTGGCGGTTGTAGTGAGAGCAACAAGTGACAGCTCTGATTCTTCGACGTCTCTGAGTGTTGTCGAATCTGTTCAGAATCTT TGGGATGACCCTGAAGATCGAATTGCTGTTGTAGGTTTGGGGTTGACAGCCGTTATTGCGTTCTGGGCTTCATTAAATGTCATTGCG GCAGTCGACAAGCTTCCTGTAATTCCAGGTTTCTTGGAATTTGTAGGGATACTGTTCTCTTCG tggTTTGTTTACCGGTATTTGTTGTTCAAGCCTGATAG AGAGGAGCTGTTTAGGAACCTCAACAAGTCGATAGCAAACATCTTGGGCCAATAA